TTAGTATTATTCTTTAGAAGTACCATCATGACAGTATTATTATGTGAACCCTAACATCTCCAAGATGCTACAACAAAGCTTCATGTTGCGAGTATCGTGTGGTTTTGAAACCGATCAAGGAACCCTTGGTGTACCGGCACAGGGCGTCAGACTCTAGGTCGCCCAACACCCACAATCTCAAGCTTGGCGCATCCataggagcctgagcacacaaAAGCAATACAAGCAACTCTCTCCCAAGATCTAGACCGAGCCATCGAATAATCAGCTGTGTCCTCAAGCAACTGCCAACATTGTTGAATCGGTTCTATGGGTATGCCATTTACTGATGAAGAAGATTGCAGTTTGTGAGTCAATATTGCCGAGTTTGTAAAATGGTGCAAGAGGAAAATAAAGCTCTAGCGTTATGGTTGAGTGAAGTTGATGTAATGTCGTTACAGGTCAAAATTTGGGACTAGTCAGAGCAAAGGTAATGCATAACATTATGTGAATCAGGTTATGTAACCacggtattttttttttcaatatttagtATATGAAACTTGATAGCAAAATTACCTAGAACATCGGTATGGTAAGTTGCAATAAATCCAAAATTGTAGAGAAGTTGCACTTTGTCTCTCTTACAACCATGTTTTTAAAATCTTTTGATTTATAAATAAGCCAGGAACTCAAGTAATTGAGCAATCCAATAGTAAGTTGTAAATGAGttagaaaaatatttcaaaaactTTTTAGTTAAATATCAAAATACTTGGTCTGTAAATTCTACGTAAATACAATTTGTGAGttcaaatatcaaatatttagtttagcCGCATAATTTGCACGGCCACCTTGCTAGTTATATATGAAtgatataatatatatacatacacacacatatatatatatatagcattcatatataattatatatacatcttaaaaagtagtatatacatataaaaaatgtgtgtgtatatatgtatgtatgtatatgtatgtgtgtgtatatatatatatatgtgtgtaccGGTGACTGTTCGCTACTAGGAAGGAAAAGCGGCATGTAATTTGCATGGAGTTTGAAGTCAAGTGCTGCTTAGTTTACGTGGAAAAAGGATGGTCAAAGTTTTGCGTCTGCGTCCGCCGTTTCGTTTCAACGCACGGTGAACGCGGCGCCGTGTTTGACCGGCAAGCTGCGACGATGGAACCAAACGAGGAGAAGAATGGCTATGGCTTCACGGAAACAAACTTGGAGAGGAGCCCGGTGAGGTTTCAGATTTGCGGACCAATTCAATGCAGCTCGGCAGCCGATTCAAGCGACTGCAGGTCTGAATCTGTGAAGAGATGGTGCTAGAAGCCATTGAAACAGAGGATGCAGCTGCAGTGCCAATTTCAGACGACTACATGGAGCTGTTGGGGCCTACAGGGACAAGTTTTCGTCAGCAAGAACCAACTCTTCTGCCTAAAAAGCGCAGAGCTTGTCTCCTACACACTTCATAGTCTGGTCAGCCTACAGTTGAAGTACTTTGTTAGGTCCAAATGCATTTGGTACGTTTCAAAAAAAAGCATTTGGCACCTTCTTTTCAAGAATCACCTTTTGAGTTCCAGCTGCCACTAGAGTGACAGCAGTGACTGAGATCTAATTTACACCTTGTAAAGACGACTTGCTGAAGAGGCAGAGTTCAACTGAAACACATGCACCTCACAAGAAATATCCTGAGAAGCAAAGCCAACAAATCAAGATTCAAGAACAATCTTCTGAACATGAAAACGAATTCGTTTTCATTTATCCCCCAAAACCACGAACCAATCAACACCAATGTTTTCCACTGTTCACACTTTACATCAGAATTTTTCTGCCAAAATTCAATTTTGGTCAAAccagaaagaaaagaagtggAAAGAAAGAATGAACACATGTGCACGCTCCGGTGATCGGCGTACGAGGCGAGCCAAATGCATCGCGGAGCTGTGAAGAGTGAATCAGTTCGCCGACGGCGGCGTCTTGGGCGTCTTGGGCGGGCGGGCGGCCTCAGCTCCAGCGAACCCCTGCTCGATGTCGCCGGCGCCACGGGGGCTGTAGGACGTGCCCACCACGGCCTGCTTGCCCCTGCTCAGTAGCCGGCGCAGCGACCGCAGCCGGGCGGACACCGGCGACCTCATCTCGTCCGCACCTCCGGGCATCCTGCTCGCCGGCAGCGGTGTCGTGGGAGAGGACCACGTTAGGGGCGAGTTCACGGCCACGGGACGCGTTGGGATGTCGATAACCAGGTTCTCCTTCCTGAGGCCGGATCCCGAGGAGCtcgtggaggcggcggcgatgggcgggggcggcggcggcatcgcGAGTCCGGCGTTGGTGACCTCGTCGTGGGTTCCCCAGAAGAGCACGTTGGTGGGGAACACGGGGAACTCTATCGTGGGCTCCTCCCGCGGCACGCGCGGCAGCCCCGCGGCGGCGCCGACGGGCGCTCGGCAGAGCGGGCACGTGTCGTGCGAGTGGAACCACATGTCGATGCACTCGACGTGGAACCCGTGGCCACACTTGGGAAGCGCCCGCACCTTCTCGCCGTCGGCCACCTCGGACAGGCACACCGCGCACTCGAGCGCCTCCTTGCcgccgtcggcagcggcgcCGCCGTACACACTAATGGGGAGCGATTGCAGGACGGATGCCGGGAGCCCGCGGCTCGGGATCGGGGACGCATCGACGAAGAGGAACCGCGAGGAGGGTGTGGACGGCGCGAGGAGCGGGTTGGCGCCGAGGTAGCGCTTCGCGTAGAGGTAGAGCAGGAAGACGAAGACAACGACCATGAAGAGGAAGATGACCGCCGCGAGCAGGACCCCGTTGCTGATGGCCAGCTGCTGCTGCCCCGCGCCCGGCAACGCTGCCGCAGAGGGTAACACCTGCTGCGCACCCGCCGGCGGCAACGATGACGACATGGCGATCACCGCTTCCTGGAACACGCGCTTCTTGCTGTGTTTCTTggccgacgacgacggcgagagGAGCTCGAGACGAGACACGAGGAGTgggggtagagagagagagacgagcTGGAGGGGAGCGTCTGCGAACGGCCTCCGTATTTCAAGGTgagaggcgaggcgaggcggctTCGCGTGGTGGAGAGGTGGGATCCTCTGCGGCCAGATCACGCGGCTCGCTAGCCACGAGATGCCAGTCTGAGATGTAGAGGATCCGGGGGTGACGTGAGGCGAGGCGGACTCTGTCAAAGTGGTTGGGCGCTTGTTCTGGGTTGCCTTCGTGCTCTGCCGCTGCGCGCCGCGGCGGCCTCCGAGAAGCATCCGAAGAGCAAACAATTTGTATAGGATctgatataaaaaaatttgtgagATTTTAATCTATACCGTATGTATGTCTTTCATTTGAGAACGGTAAATATGTAAAGAAGAGAGATATGTGTCACGCTAAGAGCGAGATCTTTTAAAGAACCGAACCATGTAGAATTTGTTCTGTCGGGAgtagaggtgggacttgggccgggtcgggccggTCCGACCCGACCCATTTGGGCTTTGGGCTTCTCGGACCGTGCTAGGATGGCTCGATAAACTATTCGGGTCAGGTCGGGCTGGCCCAATCCTCCTTCAGCTAGGTCCAGATCTGGCCCGAATGCACGATGGGTCTTATCAGGCCGGGCTGGCACAGGCCCAGCACCACCATACTCCACCGCGTGTGAGGCGCGAACCCATTTTTTACCGGACCAGACCACCCATTAGACCTCATATcaaggcccggcccggcccggcccataaATCAGGCCGGGCTGACCCGGTCCATCAGTGCTCGGGTCGGGTCGGACTTAAGCTTCACCGGACCGTGCTGGGCTCGGACCGGCCCAAAATATATGGcccaaagtcccagctctagTCGGGAGAGGTTGCCGCGGCACGCGCGCAGCATGCAGGAACCCAAAAAAACCTCCACAGCCAGGGTGACGAGCTCTTCACTGGTCGTCGTGGTCGCCGTCGCCGACCGGGCCATCAGCTTCACAGTTTTTCGGCATGAAACTTTCGTTGAACATGAGTAAAAATCATCTGCGTTTGACGTGCACAAGGCTTTGGTTTGAAACGGATTGACGGCACGGGGAATCGATTCATCACCTAGTGTATCATCACCGGTTGGTTTGAATTTTGGCGTAGGAAATGAGATGAACTGGAACCAGGCCTTGTTCGTGGTACTGGCGGCCGTCCCATTGCAACCCATGTGGAGAGGTTCAGCGCTTCAAGTCGGACCGTGCTGCCATGGTTTCATGGACCTTAACGGTACCACATCAGGACGTATTTCGACCGTGCAGTCAGTAGCGAATCTAGCGTAAAAACATAAGTAGGATGAAGTATCATAAATCAGTGTTATCGGAGGGTgaaaaatatgatgtaaaaagaTTAGCGTGGAGATCTCATCTACCAAAAAGATAGGACGATCACCTTATCTCGTCCATTTGATCAGTCCACCATGTATACAGGCGTTGGGGTCAGTTGCCGCCTGGGCAGAGTACCATGTGACCTCTCAAATCAAGCATTCATATTGAGCGGGCGATGTTTCCCATCGTGGTGTCTGAAATTCCAACTGAAGTTCTGGACAGTAGGAACCTTTCTCTATCAGTTGGACTGAATCTACATTTTAGGTCCCGTTTGGAAGCATGAAGTCTGCAGAACGTAAGAGCATGTTTTGAATGCAGGGTCTTCACATGAATTCAAAGAAAACAGTTCAATTCCCTTAGTCATCGCAGAAGTTCACGTTCATAACAGAACcgtagtgattttttttataagctGACTGCCAACATGGCAGCACTATTTGATGATATCAAACTATCGATATCATCAACAATAGCAAAACTACCCTCCAGATTTAACTAGGAGgtacttggtgttttttcattAAGTAAAAATAGGTACTAAAATTTGAGTTGGAGATGACTCGAATCTGAGTGATGATAGAGTATACTGTGTACACCCGCATCTCATATCTTACTAATTGAGCTAGACACAGTTTCTTCACATGGGTTTTACTTGTCCCACATTTTTGCACTTCAAGTCATCATGacctttttttttagaatacACTACGACTCATTTTATTACCAAATTTTATCATAGCGGCGGCGGAAGTTGCGATCATTAGAAACGGAAAGGCTATAGCCTATGGTATATCACACTGCCACTAGTTGGTGCAAACCATAGACTGTACGTCTTCTTTTTAACAGTTGACAACTTTACATCATCACAACATTTTACTGTCATCTAACTAAACCCACTGATCGCGGATTGATGATTTGATCCTCGCTCCCTCACGGAAGTTTACGACCCTTTTTTAGCCGTAGTCGCTGGCTTTTTCGTCAAGACAGACAGTGCTGTCAACCGTGACCAACGGAACGGGGAAATGATCCGTGCTTGCTTTCAAATGTTCGGTAGGTGGAGGAAacgcgtgccgtgccgtgccgagaCCATTGAAAAATTCAGAGCGATGTCGTCAGCACGAGATCTGCCGGTCGTCGTCTCCGCGGTCCCGCCCATACGACCCACGGCGCGCACGGCCAATCACGCCTTTCCCGCGTTGCGGTGGTGCTCGTGCCGGGAAATTGTGCCTCCACTGCCAAATCCAATTCGCTGCCTGTCAGCACTCGGTAGTAATCCGCTAAGCCTGGTCATTGCAAAATTCGTCTGCTCGTACGTCGATCAACTACGGTTGTCTTTATCCAGGGAGCATACGTCTAGCCAACGTTAGACCATCgtaaggagtttttttttttttggcagacgAGAATCTTTTATAAAGAGATTTGCGTAACGATTTTTCTTTATGATTTCTGTTACAAATGATTTTTAAGACTATTCTCTACGGAACAAGATTCTCTCTTTTACTTTGACaaaattttttaagaaaaatgattagaaatgaaaaaaaataaaaaaaataagaacaataaaggaaatcaataaaaaacgaaatgaaagaaataagGTTAGGATGGTCTTAGAGCTGGAAACGCAGCTGGTGCGGACGCAACTTCTGATCACCGTGTGATGAGCATGAgaacttagaaaaaaaaataacaaaaagccACGCATACTGACACTAGAATAGTGACAAGTCACACAACATGGCTGCAAGTTTGGGAGAGCGACTCCCATCCTAATTCCTACATCACTTGCATCGTCCCCTAGTCCCATGCAACAGTTACAGGATTAACCCGCAAGAGGCCTAGCACGAAACTCCGACTGTTGCAAAAGCCTGGTGACGCCATCCTCCGAACGACCCGGATGCCGGTGCCCGTCGTGCGCAGGAAAGGATTATCGCGGTAAAGAAATGATGGTGGCAGGTTCTTGGGATCAAGGATTTGTAGGGAGAGCAACGGACAGAGGAGACACAAAGGGAGTGCGCGGGCAGACCGGCGGCGGGAGACGCGGAGCAGTGGGGACACGGCGAAATGCCGGGGCTTTTGCGCGGCATCTCGGGCCGGGCACTAGTGGCGTAGTGGTGTGTGATTGGGAGACCTCAGCGCCCCCCCGGGTCTCCTGATCCGCCGGGCGCGACGTGACGAGAGCGATCACAAACGCCGCGTGCCGCGTGAGGGAGAACACCGGAGCGACGACGCTGGCACGCGGGGGCGAGAGGTTTTCCGCGCTTTCGAGGGGGGTCAGTCAAGAGCTCTCTGCCGGAGGACGGGCAGGTTCGACGGTTTGTCATTTCGCAAGGCGACGACGCCGTGCCATGGCGGGCTTTGGTGGCGGTTTGTGCGTTCGGCCAATGTTGCTCGGCGTCGGGCCGTCACCACTGGGACCGGAGCGGAGCACGGATTCCCCGATCGTACCGTGCGCCCCTGGGGACGAGGAGTCATGCGCTCCGCAACTACAGCGCTGCACACGCCGCGGCGCGCGACCCGGTTGAACTCGAGTGGAAACTGCGAAGCTCATGGAGCAGGACTGTTTCCTCGGCTCTGGTGCGCAATCGAACAGTCTGAGCTGCGTGCAAACCTTGGGACTCTGCCGATCATCTGTCGTAGACGACAGACCGAGTCACCGAGGTGCTTTTGCGTCGCCTACTAGATCCTTTATAGCGGGCGACTGGCTACGTAGTCGTCTTAAGGTTCATTGCGCACATTACGCATTTTCAAATCCTAGAGAAGATACAAATACATGGAGAACGCATCCAACCCATATCGGTCACAGTCAAACTCTGGTTTCTAGCCAGGGTGACAAGGTTCCTTACTATTGGGCTGTGCAACAATTTGCACTCGTGCACCACTCGCTCCGTTTCTTCATAATGCTTATCGTGTAGCCGTAGGCATGTCTGCCTCCTACTCTCATGACATTGCCATCTCCGATCCTCCATGATCCTCCCTCCCGATTGATATGTACTCGTGCGTTTCATGATCGATGGTACAGAGTTACAGCCAACTTTTTTTAGAGGAATAGTTACAGACACCTGAAAGACCCTTTTGCTCGTCGGATCTGACCACCTCAATGCTTAAGATCTACATGGGCCTTTATTATTTAGGCTGTTATTAGTATTAGGACGGTGCCTATGCGTTATAACGGTATTTATATTTTGAATGGCTATCCTGCTATTATAATAATAtgaaataagtaaaataaatatgatGTGTAAATAATACCTTAATCAAATATAGAGGGAGCCAAATAGACGGTCCGACCCAGAATGGTATAGATCCATTTAACCACGGCCCGACTAGGCCAATTAGCTAAACATATCATACCGTACTGGCGTTAGCCACAACACGGCCTACTTAGGATCGGGTCTTGTCGTGCGGGCTTCCAGTACGGTAGGCATAATGTTGTTTTTTCCCATTAGCCTAATAAcacatgaaaataaaataaaaattaaaaaccgACGGATGTGAGAATCAAACTCACGATCTCATACATGGGAGACACACTCTACCACTATGGTACGTATCTCTTtgtatattaaaaataaataaattatataaaaccttataaaaatagaaaaaaacttCAACAGGCCGTGCCGTGCTTAGATCGGGCCATTTTTCCCGTGCCTCGAGCTGACCCATTAGACCCGGCCCAGTTGGCCACATTTAGTCAAATATAACATACAGCATAGCGATATTCTCTATTGTTTCATCGTAAACATAATTACAAACAAACTATTAGATTGTTTTATatcaaatataatataaataaaaacaaCAAAGTACCGTAGCATATTTACAGAACACATATGATGTGCAGATAATACCTTAGTCAAATATAACATATAGCATAGTAATATTCTCTATTGTTTCATCGTAAACATAGTTACaatcaaaatttaatttttttaatcaaatatgACATGAATAAAAAACAATAAAGTACCGTAGCATATTTACAGAACACATCTATAAGGTGATAACTTCTTTGTAGACTATATTCTTGGTTAGTGTGCAGCTTGAATTTAAGTCCATATTATTTCCCGACGCAGTAAGTATTTTAAAATTGCTCCTAGCGATTGCTCGCGATAGGGCGACGTAGAGTTAATCGTGGGAGAAAACCGGATTAGGGAGGTAGAccctgacatgtgggccccTGACTTTTTGGGGGCCTGTGCGACCGTTCAGCTTGTACTTGCCTAGGGACGGGTATGTGGTAGTtctatatcatcatcatcatcaagcgtGTATCCTGATTGAGAGCTTGACACATTTCTATCAACCACTATAGACCAAAAGATGAGAAATCACAGATTATCAAAAGCTAAAAGCATATGCGTATCAACTATGTACAGAGGAAAATCGTTGAGACCAACCATAGCCAAACTTTTGCCAGTTCTCGTCTTTGCCTACAtgatatgcaatgcttaaaaatCAGCAGAAATTATGTTAACCATTTATGATAGATGTACCCTTAGAGTTAGATGAGTCCAGCAAATACGCGAGTTCTAGGAGCTGGAGAAAAGACTCAGTTTGTGGATTTCTGCAGGGAACTATGATAAGAAAGGAAATAAATTTAAACTTGATGTCAAGCATGGTCtttatacaaatattttcaaaGGTACTAGGATTAACACTCAGATGGAATTAGCAAATGCTTAGAACCACATGACATGACGCATAGTTAAGATGTGAATATTCAAACTTACCTGTCATGTAGAGTTTAGACATTGGATTGGAAGCATTGAAAGATGGTGCAGTCTGGACAAAATCAGAAGGCTTAGCCTCTCTAGTACTCAACTTGCTTCTAACCtattgttggtcatcttgagTGTCAAGCAGCTCATACGTATAAATAAAGCAATTGAACAATTCCAGATGCAAAGGTTAAGAATAACAAATCTCCAAAGTATCCCATGTAAATAACAAACTTGCCTAAGTGATAATCCCGTTGCTTATGTATTCCTGATAGCCAGCAATTCGGATGTTTCCAAACTTAACAACACCAACAAACCCCAAAAAATATATGTCAGGTGCTGCCCATCCTCCATAGTACCTAATAGTAATAAGACCACAGTAAAAATAAACAGGCATTACATTTGTCAATGAGCAAAGAAAAACATCAACAATAGACACATAATTCAACAATTGTTCTCAATCTATCCAATGATGAGATGCTATTAATAGGCTATTAATCTCCTTGTAATTGAATTCTAAACAAATTCATAGttataagaaaaagaaagccCTAGTTTCAAGACCACTTCATTCAACACCATACTCTGCTTATAGGTGCCCTAGAGACATGGACTGTAGAGGTGATTAGTAAATAACATAGTTCAACAAATACTCAGACAAGAATAATCCCAAAAAAATTGAGTTgtgctaaaaaaattcataatactATGATTCAGTTTGTCTAATTTTGTCACTGCCAATTCTAGTTAGTTGCTCTCAGAGTGGACCCGAAGATATGCTTAAAACCTGAGGCCAAAGAGAAACCATAAATTTGTATCTCAAAATCCGCATTGAACATAAGTGGCAAAGACTCACAGTTCCCACGGATAATTGGATGCTTCATGATTTCCTCCGATGAAGATGGTTGGGTATGGAGCAACTGCTTGTCCTGAGTAGTACTTCCAAAATGAGTTCATGGTACTAAACTTTGGTGGGATGTTAACACACTGTAAATCATTCTCATTCCGAACAGCTTGGAAGAATAATGCAACGTCAAGTGGTGATATATATTAACATCTAGAGAGCTAGTACTATATAAAATTAACAAAGATTGTAGTTGTTTCTCCCAAGTCTCAACCAGGCGAACAATTGTTAAttcaaaagaaacaaagaaccACACGATCTTTTTTTAATCTCAAATGCATCCTATATGTCATGCAAACGTTACATTACTCCCAAGAACCACCCCGCAAGTGAGGATTAGGGAGCACACTTGGAAATCGCCACAACAGAGGAGGAGATCAATCTTCACGCCCTCAGTCTCCTTTATCCTGCGCAGCGTGTCGTAGACCTTGTCTAGTTCCCCGTGCATGCACCCCTCCACAGCGATCTGCACAAGAGCACCCAGCAAGGCATTACGTCGAACAGGTAACCCACGGGCCGGACAAGCCTCCACACTGCGGCCGGTGCAAGCAAAGTCACACGCGGGGGAGGGGTAGAGAAGAAGGGATGCGAGAGCTCACCTTCATGGTGCGCCAACGAGTAGCGAGCGGAGCACAAAGAGGAGCAGCCAGAGAGAGGAAGGGTGGAAGTTTGGAAGCTCGCCAACACTAAATCGGaggcggaggggggggggggggacggggagaggaggaggaagaggagggggaGAGCAAGAGcgagcgcgaggaggaggaagatgaccaGGGAGGGGCAGCGCAAAGGCATGACGTGCGCAGCGAGCGCGAGGAGGGATCTGGGGAGAAGGATCAAGCGGGGAGGCggcaacggcgacggcgacggcacGAGGATCAGGGATAGTTGCGGCTTGCGAGGCAGCCTGCCGCTCTCCCACATGTGGCCGGCCGCGCAATGGGGTGGGCGGGGAGGGAGTGCGGCGGAGGATGAGAGGTGTGCGAcggtgaggtggaggtggaggtggagtggGGCGTGGATCGGGGGGATATCCTCTAACGTTACGAAGCAATGTCACCAAAAGTAACAATGATTTGAGTCTAGATGAACAGTACTACAACATTATTTAGTGTAGCAATTCTACTGTAGCGATTTTACTGTATGTTGCTTTACTGT
The sequence above is drawn from the Phragmites australis chromosome 10, lpPhrAust1.1, whole genome shotgun sequence genome and encodes:
- the LOC133930710 gene encoding RING-H2 finger protein ATL3-like is translated as MSSSLPPAGAQQVLPSAAALPGAGQQQLAISNGVLLAAVIFLFMVVVFVFLLYLYAKRYLGANPLLAPSTPSSRFLFVDASPIPSRGLPASVLQSLPISVYGGAAADGGKEALECAVCLSEVADGEKVRALPKCGHGFHVECIDMWFHSHDTCPLCRAPVGAAAGLPRVPREEPTIEFPVFPTNVLFWGTHDEVTNAGLAMPPPPPPIAAASTSSSGSGLRKENLVIDIPTRPVAVNSPLTWSSPTTPLPASRMPGGADEMRSPVSARLRSLRRLLSRGKQAVVGTSYSPRGAGDIEQGFAGAEAARPPKTPKTPPSAN
- the LOC133931271 gene encoding uncharacterized protein LOC133931271 codes for the protein MWESGRLPRKPQLSLILVPSPSPLPPPRLILLPRSLLALAAHVMPLRCPSLVIFLLLALALALPLLFLLLSPSPPPPSASDLVLASFQTSTLPLSGCSSLCSARYSLAHHEDRCGGVHARGTRQGLRHAAQDKGD